CTTCTGACATCAATCCCTCACAACAGTTGATCATGTTTTGTCTATGAACACCTGGACTAAAATCTCTCTTCGTAGGTAAAACCTGCGCACATTTCATTCCATAATCGTTAAATAAATTATAGTAATGACGCATCATTCTTGGTTGGCCAATAGCAGAATATACTTGTCTCCTTTGTGTATTATTTTCAATAGTCGATTCTCCTAAAACCTCTTTACCTGCAATTACAGATCCAGAAGAAACCAAAATTGTGGAAATACCTCTTTCATATAATTCTGCAATTTGCTTTACTAAGCGTCTTAAAACAGGTCTAACAATTCTGTTATCTCTGTTTGTCATTACGTTTGTTCCTACTTTTATTACTATTCTTTGTGTATCCATTTTAGTGTTCTTTACCTAATTCTACAGCTCTGTTAAAAGCAGCAAAAGCGGCATCTTTTATTAATTCATTTACATTATTGTCTTGCATAGAGTCTAAAGCTGCACGAGTTGTACCGCCTTTAGATGCTACTCTTTCCATCCAAGAATTTGGAGAAAGGTTAGATTGATTAAATAGTTCTACTGCACCCGTAAATGTTTGACTTACTAAGACTGTGGAGTCGTTTTTTGAAAAACCCATTTTAAGTGCAGCTTCCATCATGCTTTGCATAAAATAAAATACATAAGCTGGTCCACTTCCAGAAATACCTGTGGAAGCATCAATGAATTTTTCACTGGTAACTTCCATCGATTTTCCTGTGGTATCTAATAGACTTTCTACCGTTAATTTTTCAATTCTGGAAACTTCAGGAGATGTTACATAAGAGGTTAATCCTTTACCAATTTGCGCTGGTAAATTTGGCATAGCTCTTACAATTTTTGTTAGTCCTGAATATTTTTTAATATTATCAATATTTACACCAGCCATAATAGAGACTAATACTTGACCAGGTTTCGTGAATGATTTTAAAGCTTTGAATAAATTTTCTGCATGGTAAGGTTTTACTGCTATAAA
The DNA window shown above is from Polaribacter sp. Hel_I_88 and carries:
- the proC gene encoding pyrroline-5-carboxylate reductase, producing the protein MKILVIGAGNMGLTYAEGMSKSKLLKKKNIMVLDNSEEKLEALNEISHFDAFKELGDCVPKADIIFIAVKPYHAENLFKALKSFTKPGQVLVSIMAGVNIDNIKKYSGLTKIVRAMPNLPAQIGKGLTSYVTSPEVSRIEKLTVESLLDTTGKSMEVTSEKFIDASTGISGSGPAYVFYFMQSMMEAALKMGFSKNDSTVLVSQTFTGAVELFNQSNLSPNSWMERVASKGGTTRAALDSMQDNNVNELIKDAAFAAFNRAVELGKEH